In Oncorhynchus tshawytscha isolate Ot180627B linkage group LG23, Otsh_v2.0, whole genome shotgun sequence, the following proteins share a genomic window:
- the LOC112222731 gene encoding gastrula zinc finger protein XlCGF57.1 isoform X1 has protein sequence MKIKQRSKTTPLHKKTMGTKRHGNLGITQTEHDPQSGDDSTGRDESDCTQALSKSTSSTHHSDSSPLHKDPVVVLTRLAEVVVKTLLRDIKVCLVKEVTDVRRDEDNHGGSPQFFPCPHCTISFTDCYFLENHIKTKHQKQYLATLRSQVSKSKIVYGPTHSCAHCSCMFHTPRQLDIHTRQAHPSARPQKPAPPRRTGRPHRVQEKFHTCPQCSRRFKYLGSLLKHCKSLHKMAVVLTNGHISCADCEKSFENCWGLGPHRCHEPEGNKPKDAKQMVIKEVGFQCLDCGKILTTPTSLNTHMRIHTGEKPYVCKECGKRFSDTSAYRYHLLIHNGVKPFKCQDCGKAFKQKSLLRKHMTVHSGERKYSCSQCDRKFAYRESLKLHLRTHSGERPFKCTVCGKDFADKGYLKTHLKIHSNQKNYHCGVCGQKFIRIGVLNIHLRSHTGERPYHCTVCDKQFARLDHLKNHQRTHTGEKPYTCTECSKSFTQSGDLTKHKRLHTGERPFECSECHKRFICSASLTLHMRTHTHRDVKPYSCQECGKSFYEQSHVNGHMKIHKGKRYSCPHCFLSFARKSNLSKHLLRRHKPK, from the exons ATGAAGATCAAACAACGTTCAAAAACTACGCCACTGCACAAAAAAACCATGGGTACTAAACGCCATGGAAACCTGGGTATAACACAAACAGAACATGACCCACAGTCAGGTGATGACTCCACCGGCAGAGATGAATCAGATTGTACCCAAGCACTCTCAAAGAGCACCAGTTCAACTCATCATTCAGATTCTAGTCCACTCCACAAGGATCCTGTGGTAGTGCTAACCAGGTTGGCTGAG GTGGTGGTTAAGACACTTCTGAGAGACATTAAAGTGTGTTTGGTGAAGGAGGTGACGGATGTCAGGAGGGATGAAGACAACCATGGAG GTTCTCCTCAGTTCTTTCCTTGTCCACACTGCACCATCTcctttactgactgttacttcctGGAGAACCACATCAAGACCAAACACCAGAAGCAGTACCTAGCCACGTTGAGAAGCCAAGTCTCAAAGAGTAAAATAGTGTACGGCCCCACACACAGCTGTGCCCACTGTAGCTGCATGTTCCATACACCACGACAGCTAGACATCCACACCCGCCAGGCCCACCCCTCTGCCCGTCCCCAGAAACCTGCCCCTCCCCGGAGAACTGGCCGTCCCCACAGGGTACAGGAGAAATTCCACACCTGCCCACAGTGCTCCCGCAGATTCAAGTACCTGGGCAGCCTGCTGAAGCACTGCAAGAGTTTGCACAAAATGGCTGTTGTTCTCACCAATGGACACATCAGTTGCGCAGACTGTGAGAAGAGCTTTGAGAATTGCTGGGGCCTGGGGCCTCACCGGTGTCACGAACCAGAGGGCAATAAACCTAAGGACGCTAAACAGATGGTCATTAAGGAAGTCGGCTTCCAATGCTTAGATTGTGGCAAGATCCTCACTACTCCTACGAGCCTGAACACTCACATGCGCATCCACACTGGAGAAAAGCCTTATGTCTGCAAGGAGTGTGGCAAGCGCTTCTCAGATACCAGTGCTTACCGTTATCACTTGTTAATACACAATGGGGTCAAGCCATTCAAATGTCAGGACTGTGGGAAGGCTTTCAAGCAGAAGTCGCTCCTCAGGAAGCACATGACTGTTCACTCTGGTGAGAGGAAGTACTCCTGCTCCCAATGTGACAGGAAGTTTGCATACAGGGAGAGTCTGAAGCTTCACCTGCGCACACACTCTGGGGAGAGACCTTTCAAATGTACTGTCTGTGGTAAAGACTTTGCTGACAAAGGTTATCTGAAGACGCATCTGAAGATCCACAGCAACCAGAAAAACTACCATTGTGGGGTTTGTGGGCAGAAATTCATAAGGATTGGGGTGCTGAACATACACCTGCGCTCACACACCGGTGAGAGGCCTTACCACTGCACAGTGTGTGACAAGCAGTTTGCCCGACTCGACCACCTGAAGAACCACCAGCGCACTCACACAGGTGAGAAACCATACACCTGTACCGAGTGCAGTAAAAGCTTCACTCAGTCTGGAGATCTAACCAAACACAAGCGCCTCCACACCGGGGAGAGGCCTTTTGAATGTTCGGAATGCCACAAACGCTTTATCTGCTCTGCTTCTCTGACCCTGCACATGAGGACCCACACTCACCGTGACGTAAAGCCATACTCCTGCCAAGAGTGTGGGAAAAGCTTTTATGAACAGAGTCATGTGAACGGCCACATGAAGATCCACAAGGGGAAACGTTATTCCTGCCCCCACTGCTTTCTCAGCTTTGCTCGCAAGTCCAACCTCTCCAAACACCTGCTTAGACGTCATAAACCTAAATGA
- the LOC112222731 gene encoding zinc finger protein 501 isoform X2 has product MGSPQFFPCPHCTISFTDCYFLENHIKTKHQKQYLATLRSQVSKSKIVYGPTHSCAHCSCMFHTPRQLDIHTRQAHPSARPQKPAPPRRTGRPHRVQEKFHTCPQCSRRFKYLGSLLKHCKSLHKMAVVLTNGHISCADCEKSFENCWGLGPHRCHEPEGNKPKDAKQMVIKEVGFQCLDCGKILTTPTSLNTHMRIHTGEKPYVCKECGKRFSDTSAYRYHLLIHNGVKPFKCQDCGKAFKQKSLLRKHMTVHSGERKYSCSQCDRKFAYRESLKLHLRTHSGERPFKCTVCGKDFADKGYLKTHLKIHSNQKNYHCGVCGQKFIRIGVLNIHLRSHTGERPYHCTVCDKQFARLDHLKNHQRTHTGEKPYTCTECSKSFTQSGDLTKHKRLHTGERPFECSECHKRFICSASLTLHMRTHTHRDVKPYSCQECGKSFYEQSHVNGHMKIHKGKRYSCPHCFLSFARKSNLSKHLLRRHKPK; this is encoded by the exons atgG GTTCTCCTCAGTTCTTTCCTTGTCCACACTGCACCATCTcctttactgactgttacttcctGGAGAACCACATCAAGACCAAACACCAGAAGCAGTACCTAGCCACGTTGAGAAGCCAAGTCTCAAAGAGTAAAATAGTGTACGGCCCCACACACAGCTGTGCCCACTGTAGCTGCATGTTCCATACACCACGACAGCTAGACATCCACACCCGCCAGGCCCACCCCTCTGCCCGTCCCCAGAAACCTGCCCCTCCCCGGAGAACTGGCCGTCCCCACAGGGTACAGGAGAAATTCCACACCTGCCCACAGTGCTCCCGCAGATTCAAGTACCTGGGCAGCCTGCTGAAGCACTGCAAGAGTTTGCACAAAATGGCTGTTGTTCTCACCAATGGACACATCAGTTGCGCAGACTGTGAGAAGAGCTTTGAGAATTGCTGGGGCCTGGGGCCTCACCGGTGTCACGAACCAGAGGGCAATAAACCTAAGGACGCTAAACAGATGGTCATTAAGGAAGTCGGCTTCCAATGCTTAGATTGTGGCAAGATCCTCACTACTCCTACGAGCCTGAACACTCACATGCGCATCCACACTGGAGAAAAGCCTTATGTCTGCAAGGAGTGTGGCAAGCGCTTCTCAGATACCAGTGCTTACCGTTATCACTTGTTAATACACAATGGGGTCAAGCCATTCAAATGTCAGGACTGTGGGAAGGCTTTCAAGCAGAAGTCGCTCCTCAGGAAGCACATGACTGTTCACTCTGGTGAGAGGAAGTACTCCTGCTCCCAATGTGACAGGAAGTTTGCATACAGGGAGAGTCTGAAGCTTCACCTGCGCACACACTCTGGGGAGAGACCTTTCAAATGTACTGTCTGTGGTAAAGACTTTGCTGACAAAGGTTATCTGAAGACGCATCTGAAGATCCACAGCAACCAGAAAAACTACCATTGTGGGGTTTGTGGGCAGAAATTCATAAGGATTGGGGTGCTGAACATACACCTGCGCTCACACACCGGTGAGAGGCCTTACCACTGCACAGTGTGTGACAAGCAGTTTGCCCGACTCGACCACCTGAAGAACCACCAGCGCACTCACACAGGTGAGAAACCATACACCTGTACCGAGTGCAGTAAAAGCTTCACTCAGTCTGGAGATCTAACCAAACACAAGCGCCTCCACACCGGGGAGAGGCCTTTTGAATGTTCGGAATGCCACAAACGCTTTATCTGCTCTGCTTCTCTGACCCTGCACATGAGGACCCACACTCACCGTGACGTAAAGCCATACTCCTGCCAAGAGTGTGGGAAAAGCTTTTATGAACAGAGTCATGTGAACGGCCACATGAAGATCCACAAGGGGAAACGTTATTCCTGCCCCCACTGCTTTCTCAGCTTTGCTCGCAAGTCCAACCTCTCCAAACACCTGCTTAGACGTCATAAACCTAAATGA
- the LOC112222510 gene encoding multiple epidermal growth factor-like domains protein 8, with protein sequence GDTSVTYEGVCQLLIQPGWGHAPQHPLQLHAKPQGADREIRQAKAEGLISYITVWKPQAVLIFRGVRDRVVITFPHEVHSLKSSRFYIALRGVGTEERRGESQGLLFLRLDQAHIDLFVVFSVFFSCFFLSVCVLLWKIKPFMDFRREQRRHIQEMTKMASRPFAKLIVYLEPEEPQLIYLPSTEGHCRWQGRLGGIVVG encoded by the coding sequence GGAGACACCTCCGTCACCTATGAAGGTGTATGCCAACTCCTCATCCAGCCTGGGTGGGGCCATGCTCCCCAACACCCCCTGCAGCTCCACGCCAAGCCCCAGGGGGCAGACAGGGAGATACGGCAGGCCAAGGCGGAGGGGCTCATCTCCTATATCACGGTGTGGAAGCCCCAGGCGGTGCTGATTTTTCGAGGTGTCCGTGACCGCGTGGTCATCACCTTCCCCCATGAGGTCCACTCCCTGAAGTCCAGCCGCTTCTACATCGCCCTGCGTGGTGTAGGCACCGAGGAGAGACGGGGCGAGTCCCAGGGCCTGCTCTTCCTCCGCCTGGACCAGGCTCACATCGACCTGTTCGTTGTCTTCTCTGTTTTCTTCTCCTGCTTCTTCCTCTCCGTCTGCGTCCTCCTCTGGAAGATCAAGCCGTTCATGGACTTCCGCCGAGAGCAGAGGCGTCATATCCAGGAAATGACCAAGATGGCATCCAGGCCCTTCGCCAAGCTCATTGTCTATTTGGAGCCAGAGGAGCCCCAGCTCATCTACCTGCCCTCCACAGAGGGGCATTGTCGTTGGCAAGGCAGGCTGGGGGGCATTGTAGTTGGTTAG
- the LOC121840612 gene encoding gastrula zinc finger protein XlCGF57.1-like isoform X1 encodes MKIKQRSKTTPLHKKTMGTKRHGNLGITQTEHDPQSGDDSTGRDESDCTQALSKSTSSTHHSDSSPLHKDPVVVLTRLAEVVVKTLLRDIKVCLVKEVTDVRRDEDNHGGSPQFFPCPHCTISFTDCYFLENHIKTKHQKQYLAMLRSQVSKSKIVYGPTHSCSHCSCMFHTPRQLDIHTRQAHPSARPQKPAPPRRTGRPHRVQEKFHTCPQCSRRFKYLGSLLKHCKSLHKMAVVLTNGHISCADCEKSFENCWGLGPHRCHEPEGNKPKDAKQIIIKEVGFQCLDCGKILTTPTSLNTHMRIHTGEKPYVCKECGKRFSGTGAYHYHLLIHNGVKPFKCQDCGKAFKQKSLLRKHMTVHSGERKYSCSQCDRQFAYRESLKLHLRTHSGARPFKCTVCGKDFADKGYLKMHLKIHNNQKNYHCGVCGQKFIRIGVLNVHLRSHTGERPYHCTVCDKQFARLDHLKNHQRTHTGEKPYTCTECGKSFTQSGDLTKHKRLHTGERPFECSECHKRFICSASLTLHMRTHTHRDVKPYSCQECGKSFYEQSHVNGHMKIHKGKRYSCPHCFLSFARKSNLSKHLLRRHKPK; translated from the exons ATGAAGATCAAACAACGTTCAAAAACTACGCCACTGCACAAAAAAACCATGGGTACTAAACGCCATGGAAACCTGGGTATAACACAAACAGAACATGACCCACAGTCAGGTGATGACTCCACCGGCAGAGATGAATCAGATTGTACCCAAGCACTCTCAAAGAGCACCAGTTCAACTCATCATTCAGATTCTAGTCCACTCCACAAGGATCCTGTGGTAGTGCTAACCAGGTTGGCTGAG GTGGTGGTTAAGACACTTCTGAGAGACATTAAAGTGTGTTTGGTGAAGGAGGTGACGGATGTCAGGAGGGATGAAGACAACCATGGAG GTTCTCCTCAGTTCTTTCCTTGTCCACACTGCACCATCTcctttactgactgttacttcctGGAGAACCACATCAAGACCAAACACCAGAAGCAGTACCTGGCCATGTTGAGAAGCCAAGTCTCAAAGAGTAAAATAGTGTACGGCCCCACACACAGCTGTTCCCACTGTAGCTGCATGTTCCATACACCACGACAGCTAGACATCCACACCCGCCAGGCCCACCCCTCTGCCCGTCCCCAGAAACCTGCCCCTCCCCGGAGAACTGGCCGTCCCCACAGGGTACAGGAGAAATTCCACACCTGCCCACAGTGCTCCCGCAGATTCAAGTACCTGGGCAGCCTGCTGAAGCACTGCAAGAGTTTGCACAAAATGGCTGTTGTTCTCACCAATGGACACATCAGTTGCGCAGACTGTGAGAAGAGCTTTGAGAATTGCTGGGGCCTGGGGCCTCACCGGTGTCACGAACCAGAGGGCAATAAACCTAAGGACGCTAAACAGATTATCATTAAGGAAGTCGGCTTCCAATGCTTAGATTGTGGCAAGATCCTCACTACTCCTACGAGCCTGAACACTCACATGCGCATCCACACTGGAGAAAAGCCTTATGTCTGCAAGGAGTGTGGCAAGCGCTTCTCAGGTACAGGCGCTTACCATTATCACTTGTTAATACACAATGGGGTCAAGCCATTCAAATGTCAGGACTGTGGGAAGGCTTTCAAGCAGAAGTCGCTCCTCAGGAAGCACATGACTGTTCACTCTGGTGAGAGGAAGTACTCCTGCTCCCAATGCGACAGGCAGTTTGCATACAGGGAGAGTCTGAAGCTTCACCTGCGCACACACTCCGGGGCGAGACCTTTCAAATGTACTGTCTGTGGTAAAGACTTTGCTGACAAAGGTTATCTGAAGATGCATCTGAAGATTCACAACAACCAGAAAAACTACCATTGTGGGGTTTGTGGGCAGAAATTCATAAGGATTGGGGTGCTGAACGTACACCTGCGCTCACACACCGGTGAGAGGCCTTACCACTGCACAGTGTGTGACAAGCAGTTTGCCCGACTCGACCACCTGAAGAACCACCAGCGCACTCACACAGGTGAGAAACCATACACCTGTACCGAGTGCGGTAAAAGCTTCACTCAGTCTGGAGATCTAACCAAACACAAGCGCCTCCACACCGGGGAGAGGCCATTTGAATGTTCGGAATGCCACAAACGCTTTATCTGCTCTGCTTCTCTGACCCTGCACATGAGGACCCACACTCACCGTGACGTAAAGCCATACTCCTGCCAAGAGTGTGGGAAAAGCTTTTATGAACAGAGTCATGTGAACGGCCACATGAAGATCCACAAGGGGAAACGTTATTCCTGCCCCCACTGCTTTCTCAGCTTTGCTCGCAAGTCCAACCTCTCCAAACACCTGCTTAGACGTCATAAACCTAAATGA
- the LOC121840612 gene encoding gastrula zinc finger protein XlCGF57.1-like isoform X2 → MGDGSPQFFPCPHCTISFTDCYFLENHIKTKHQKQYLAMLRSQVSKSKIVYGPTHSCSHCSCMFHTPRQLDIHTRQAHPSARPQKPAPPRRTGRPHRVQEKFHTCPQCSRRFKYLGSLLKHCKSLHKMAVVLTNGHISCADCEKSFENCWGLGPHRCHEPEGNKPKDAKQIIIKEVGFQCLDCGKILTTPTSLNTHMRIHTGEKPYVCKECGKRFSGTGAYHYHLLIHNGVKPFKCQDCGKAFKQKSLLRKHMTVHSGERKYSCSQCDRQFAYRESLKLHLRTHSGARPFKCTVCGKDFADKGYLKMHLKIHNNQKNYHCGVCGQKFIRIGVLNVHLRSHTGERPYHCTVCDKQFARLDHLKNHQRTHTGEKPYTCTECGKSFTQSGDLTKHKRLHTGERPFECSECHKRFICSASLTLHMRTHTHRDVKPYSCQECGKSFYEQSHVNGHMKIHKGKRYSCPHCFLSFARKSNLSKHLLRRHKPK, encoded by the exons atgGGTGATG GTTCTCCTCAGTTCTTTCCTTGTCCACACTGCACCATCTcctttactgactgttacttcctGGAGAACCACATCAAGACCAAACACCAGAAGCAGTACCTGGCCATGTTGAGAAGCCAAGTCTCAAAGAGTAAAATAGTGTACGGCCCCACACACAGCTGTTCCCACTGTAGCTGCATGTTCCATACACCACGACAGCTAGACATCCACACCCGCCAGGCCCACCCCTCTGCCCGTCCCCAGAAACCTGCCCCTCCCCGGAGAACTGGCCGTCCCCACAGGGTACAGGAGAAATTCCACACCTGCCCACAGTGCTCCCGCAGATTCAAGTACCTGGGCAGCCTGCTGAAGCACTGCAAGAGTTTGCACAAAATGGCTGTTGTTCTCACCAATGGACACATCAGTTGCGCAGACTGTGAGAAGAGCTTTGAGAATTGCTGGGGCCTGGGGCCTCACCGGTGTCACGAACCAGAGGGCAATAAACCTAAGGACGCTAAACAGATTATCATTAAGGAAGTCGGCTTCCAATGCTTAGATTGTGGCAAGATCCTCACTACTCCTACGAGCCTGAACACTCACATGCGCATCCACACTGGAGAAAAGCCTTATGTCTGCAAGGAGTGTGGCAAGCGCTTCTCAGGTACAGGCGCTTACCATTATCACTTGTTAATACACAATGGGGTCAAGCCATTCAAATGTCAGGACTGTGGGAAGGCTTTCAAGCAGAAGTCGCTCCTCAGGAAGCACATGACTGTTCACTCTGGTGAGAGGAAGTACTCCTGCTCCCAATGCGACAGGCAGTTTGCATACAGGGAGAGTCTGAAGCTTCACCTGCGCACACACTCCGGGGCGAGACCTTTCAAATGTACTGTCTGTGGTAAAGACTTTGCTGACAAAGGTTATCTGAAGATGCATCTGAAGATTCACAACAACCAGAAAAACTACCATTGTGGGGTTTGTGGGCAGAAATTCATAAGGATTGGGGTGCTGAACGTACACCTGCGCTCACACACCGGTGAGAGGCCTTACCACTGCACAGTGTGTGACAAGCAGTTTGCCCGACTCGACCACCTGAAGAACCACCAGCGCACTCACACAGGTGAGAAACCATACACCTGTACCGAGTGCGGTAAAAGCTTCACTCAGTCTGGAGATCTAACCAAACACAAGCGCCTCCACACCGGGGAGAGGCCATTTGAATGTTCGGAATGCCACAAACGCTTTATCTGCTCTGCTTCTCTGACCCTGCACATGAGGACCCACACTCACCGTGACGTAAAGCCATACTCCTGCCAAGAGTGTGGGAAAAGCTTTTATGAACAGAGTCATGTGAACGGCCACATGAAGATCCACAAGGGGAAACGTTATTCCTGCCCCCACTGCTTTCTCAGCTTTGCTCGCAAGTCCAACCTCTCCAAACACCTGCTTAGACGTCATAAACCTAAATGA
- the LOC121840612 gene encoding gastrula zinc finger protein XlCGF57.1-like isoform X3, whose product MGSPQFFPCPHCTISFTDCYFLENHIKTKHQKQYLAMLRSQVSKSKIVYGPTHSCSHCSCMFHTPRQLDIHTRQAHPSARPQKPAPPRRTGRPHRVQEKFHTCPQCSRRFKYLGSLLKHCKSLHKMAVVLTNGHISCADCEKSFENCWGLGPHRCHEPEGNKPKDAKQIIIKEVGFQCLDCGKILTTPTSLNTHMRIHTGEKPYVCKECGKRFSGTGAYHYHLLIHNGVKPFKCQDCGKAFKQKSLLRKHMTVHSGERKYSCSQCDRQFAYRESLKLHLRTHSGARPFKCTVCGKDFADKGYLKMHLKIHNNQKNYHCGVCGQKFIRIGVLNVHLRSHTGERPYHCTVCDKQFARLDHLKNHQRTHTGEKPYTCTECGKSFTQSGDLTKHKRLHTGERPFECSECHKRFICSASLTLHMRTHTHRDVKPYSCQECGKSFYEQSHVNGHMKIHKGKRYSCPHCFLSFARKSNLSKHLLRRHKPK is encoded by the exons atgG GTTCTCCTCAGTTCTTTCCTTGTCCACACTGCACCATCTcctttactgactgttacttcctGGAGAACCACATCAAGACCAAACACCAGAAGCAGTACCTGGCCATGTTGAGAAGCCAAGTCTCAAAGAGTAAAATAGTGTACGGCCCCACACACAGCTGTTCCCACTGTAGCTGCATGTTCCATACACCACGACAGCTAGACATCCACACCCGCCAGGCCCACCCCTCTGCCCGTCCCCAGAAACCTGCCCCTCCCCGGAGAACTGGCCGTCCCCACAGGGTACAGGAGAAATTCCACACCTGCCCACAGTGCTCCCGCAGATTCAAGTACCTGGGCAGCCTGCTGAAGCACTGCAAGAGTTTGCACAAAATGGCTGTTGTTCTCACCAATGGACACATCAGTTGCGCAGACTGTGAGAAGAGCTTTGAGAATTGCTGGGGCCTGGGGCCTCACCGGTGTCACGAACCAGAGGGCAATAAACCTAAGGACGCTAAACAGATTATCATTAAGGAAGTCGGCTTCCAATGCTTAGATTGTGGCAAGATCCTCACTACTCCTACGAGCCTGAACACTCACATGCGCATCCACACTGGAGAAAAGCCTTATGTCTGCAAGGAGTGTGGCAAGCGCTTCTCAGGTACAGGCGCTTACCATTATCACTTGTTAATACACAATGGGGTCAAGCCATTCAAATGTCAGGACTGTGGGAAGGCTTTCAAGCAGAAGTCGCTCCTCAGGAAGCACATGACTGTTCACTCTGGTGAGAGGAAGTACTCCTGCTCCCAATGCGACAGGCAGTTTGCATACAGGGAGAGTCTGAAGCTTCACCTGCGCACACACTCCGGGGCGAGACCTTTCAAATGTACTGTCTGTGGTAAAGACTTTGCTGACAAAGGTTATCTGAAGATGCATCTGAAGATTCACAACAACCAGAAAAACTACCATTGTGGGGTTTGTGGGCAGAAATTCATAAGGATTGGGGTGCTGAACGTACACCTGCGCTCACACACCGGTGAGAGGCCTTACCACTGCACAGTGTGTGACAAGCAGTTTGCCCGACTCGACCACCTGAAGAACCACCAGCGCACTCACACAGGTGAGAAACCATACACCTGTACCGAGTGCGGTAAAAGCTTCACTCAGTCTGGAGATCTAACCAAACACAAGCGCCTCCACACCGGGGAGAGGCCATTTGAATGTTCGGAATGCCACAAACGCTTTATCTGCTCTGCTTCTCTGACCCTGCACATGAGGACCCACACTCACCGTGACGTAAAGCCATACTCCTGCCAAGAGTGTGGGAAAAGCTTTTATGAACAGAGTCATGTGAACGGCCACATGAAGATCCACAAGGGGAAACGTTATTCCTGCCCCCACTGCTTTCTCAGCTTTGCTCGCAAGTCCAACCTCTCCAAACACCTGCTTAGACGTCATAAACCTAAATGA
- the LOC121840613 gene encoding multiple epidermal growth factor-like domains protein 8 has product MASHPHHHPSSHSGYQHFCRSDPFLSQLMGFSYSTFKVGPITLEPTDDGMAGVATVLIQLPGGILAPNRTCLGSALVTLRQNLQEYCGHGI; this is encoded by the coding sequence ATGGCTTCGCACCCCCACCATCACCCATCCTCCCACAGCGGCTACCAGCACTTCTGCCGCTCCGACCCCTTCTTGTCCCAGCTCATGGGCTTCTCCTACTCCACCTTCAAGGTGGGGCCCATCACCCTGGAGCCCACAGACGACGGCATGGCCGGGGTGGCCACCGTCCTCATCCAGCTGCCGGGGGGCATCCTGGCCCCTAATCGCACCTGCCTGGGGTCCGCCCTGGTCACACTACGGCAAAACCTCCAGGAGTACTGTGGTCACGGCATTTGA
- the LOC121840561 gene encoding multiple epidermal growth factor-like domains protein 8 yields GDTSVTYEGVCQLLIQPGWGHAPQHPLQLHAKPQGADREVRQAKAEGLISYITVWKPQAVLIFRGVRDRVVITFPHEVHSLKSSRFYIALRGVGTEERRGESQGLLFLRLDQAHIDLFIVFSVFFSCFFLSVCVLLWKIKQFMDFRREQRCHIQEMTKMASRPFAKLIVYLEPEEPQLIYLPSTEGHCRWQGRLGGIVVG; encoded by the coding sequence GGAGACACCTCCGTCACCTATGAAGGTGTATGCCAACTCCTCATCCAGCCTGGGTGGGGCCATGCTCCCCAACACCCCCTGCAGCTCCACGCCAAGCCCCAGGGGGCAGACAGGGAGGTACGGCAGGCCAAGGCGGAGGGGCTCATCTCCTATATCACGGTGTGGAAGCCCCAGGCGGTGCTGATTTTTCGAGGTGTCCGTGACCGCGTGGTCATCACCTTCCCCCATGAGGTCCACTCCCTGAAGTCCAGCCGCTTCTACATCGCCCTGCGTGGTGTAGGCACCGAGGAGAGACGGGGCGAGTCCCAGGGCCTGCTCTTCCTCCGCCTGGACCAGGCTCACATCGACCTGTTCATTGTCTTCTCTGTTTTCTTCTCCTGCTTCTTCCTCTCCGTCTGCGTCCTCCTCTGGAAGATCAAGCAGTTCATGGACTTCCGCCGAGAGCAGAGGTGTCATATCCAGGAAATGACCAAGATGGCATCCAGGCCCTTCGCCAAGCTCATTGTCTATTTGGAGCCAGAGGAGCCCCAGCTCATCTACCTGCCCTCCACAGAGGGGCATTGTCGTTGGCAAGGCAGGCTGGGGGGCATTGTAGTTGGTTAG